The nucleotide window agctgcaaatagcagctttagctttttcctttgatttcagcttattctcacagcagcttccaaaataagccatttttttcagtttaccaaacacctaaaaccctcacaacttttttttatgaatgtgtttttttttaagcacttcactcccaaaccagcccttactcTCACTCTCCGGTAACATATACATATGTACACCTCGGGAAGGGCTGAAAACAGAACAAGGTAGACTTGACACTTGCCTTTATTCTAGTCAGACTGTTGTATGATGTCCAATGTTGACAGCCCACCTTTTCACATTAAATTTCTTACCAAATTTTATATGGCTATGTAACCTCCATAGTTGAATTCGATCATATGTGGAACGGAGTGGAACATTGTTCATTGAATATATGCTGTTCAATTCTCCGCAAACTGATGTTGCGCAGTAAAATATgtttgaattaaatttcaatgagCTTTTActggtattttttttcataacgttagaagagatgtcaaatttaaatatataaagaTTAGTATAATTATTAGAGACACgagaaagaaatacaaaaaataaaataaaataaaaaaatcaaaggttGCAATTAGTATTAAAAGATTGGAAATTATTGAACCCCCAAATAATTTTAGACGTTGACATTAACAACTAGTTAGGTTTTTTCTGGTTGGTACATATCATCATTATTTATCTAATATCATTCTTCCCGCTTCGCTTTGGTGTCGCATAACACTTGCAGTCGTGGATGTTATTAAACAAGTTACATTCCAATCATACTCATCAGATTCATACTATAAAATCCAAAAGCCTcgatgtttttttgttttggttgtttGTTCAAGAgccaagaaaaaagaaacaatgaaaCATGTTAGTTTCTCATGCAAACAACTCTGGCTGGTTTTTAAATattgttgttattattatttgttagcAATCATCAATCATCATTGTGGTGGTGGTAATGATATGATAAGAGGATGAATGAGAATCCTTTCGACGAGTTTATTACATGACATGAGTAAAAGgatttaaagaatgaaattttaacgaaaagctcttggtactgttcattttaacgaaaaatcatatttttacactaaaaagtcaatcttggtactatttattttattatttattttgtccttatcgttaaaactcaaaattttcaaccattttcattagttttttttttaagaaactaaTGGTGAAAAAGGCAGGAGAGAGACTGTGAAAGCGCCGTAGAGGTTACATTGCTTATTATGGTTTGTATATAATATATGCATTTAGTTAATAGTTTAATGTCTTATTTAATTGCTCAGTAGGAGCCATGTCAACATAGCTGATAGCTGGGCGGCCcaactccctctccctctctctctctctctctctctctctctctctctctctctctctctctctctccccgtcTCTTTTTATATTCTTTGTTGAATGCCTTTATacacaaaaacagaaaaagagaTATATATGAGTATATACGTATTACACTAATGTATATGTGTCTAAAATTTGTAGTCAAGGTGGGCTTGTATTGTTCTcatctttctgtttttttttgtgCAATCAAGTTTTAAGTTAATTGTGCATTATtacgtttttaatttttttagattgTTGTAGTGTGTAATTGACTTGGATAAAATGGCGAGCTTGGCGCAGGAGtaaacagttttttttattgtgcCGCTAGTCCCACCAGTGGTGTAAAGTAACGTAATGTAATTTGAAGAGATGTGTTTAGACTAGAGCCAGCCAAAGATGTCCTGTATTGGTATTTGCTGTACACGACACGAAATAAGACCACTCCCTCTCAGAGTTCCCAACTTGCATAATTGCATTAGCAGACAACTTATTATTTATTCTGCTTTACAGCccacacaaaaaagaaaaaaaaacactaaattcaattattattttttcttttttgaaaaaaaagaaagataaaatatAAATACAGAGAGACTGACAGACAcgcactctctctgtctctctcttatTCTGGTTCATACTTGATCCATATGCCTTTATTGTATTGTTTTGGTGCTTGAGAATAAACATTTGGTGGGTTGATTGCAATTGcctggggtggggtggggtgggttttCCGTCTGGCTCTTTGATTGATTGAACTAGAGTCTACAACTATAATTATATATCCATCATCATCAAAattcaagagagagagaaagagaatataatttgtatttaatttggtTTGTTATATTAGTATACGATGAGTTTGTACTGATCAAGTTGAGTTTAGGTGGtttggtagagagagagagggagaagtaGCAGTACAAGTGTTGTCGGCGCAAGGTCACTTTCTGTCGCCATTGTCTGTATCCAACGATGATATTGATATTTGAATGTCTGATTGCATTTCCCTTTAATATCCAAATTACAACCCGAATTGATGCTTCTCCGCTTCCCGTCTCTTCTCCTCTTCTCTTCACATTTTGATTTCCACCTGCATATTCTTCCATTCATTCATTCCTCCATTCAACCTGCATATTCTTCCATTCATTCATTCCTCCATTCAAACATGCCTCTTTTCTTACTGTAATTATATCTCCTGCCTGCAACTTTTTATGTCATGAAATTTCAATTGGATTTGGGTGGCAATtgcctttgttgttgttgtagtattGGCAAATGAAGTTCGAGTTTTTAGACATCCGGCTGCCTTCCTTCTCTGGGACTGGGACTGGGACTACAGGTATATTTTGTTACTACCATTTCTGTTTGTGTTTATCTGcgtttaaatcaaataaattgttTATATGGCCTTATAGATATACTGCTACTCAGTTGGCATTTTAAAGGCTCTGACTTTGATTTCTAATGATTTAAAGTTTCCAACTTTCACGTCTGATTTGCTTTTTCCAAAACACTGCTTTTGCCTGGCACCCTTGATTCTCAATCCTTGTCTCACAACTTGCTGCCCAACTTGTTTTCTAGATATCTAATTGTGGACCAATGATAAGGATACAGGAATTGAAAAGAAATAGATAGATCTGATGGATTTAAATTCACTTGCTTTCTATGGACACCTTCTGTAGATTATCATCTTCTAAATTTTGTATCCTCTGTATTCCAGGTTCAATGTATGATAATTCGTTTTACAACAATACTACCCCGCATAGTTGAAGTGGTTCCCATACCAAATGTCAGCGTCTCTTGCAGCAATATTAGGAGGTGCTGCAGGAGCCGTGGCTTTGGTGGGGATAAGTATCTTACTCATATGGTTCTGTATATCTCGCAGTAGGAGTGTTTCAAGAACTTCTGAAACGGGTTCTTCTGATCCTTCTGTTCAAGGTGATTCTCATCAGTCTTATGTCATATATGTTTTCTTCCTAGGGGAAACACACTTAGTGTAGTGTAAAGAACAACCTTTTGATTATCTGTTTTGATAACTCGCAGTGGGAAGACATGGTGGGGTTGAGTTGTCAATGCGAGAAACAAGGCGTTTTCAGATGGAAGAACTGTCTCTGGCCACCAAAAATTTCAGTGACAAAAATTTGATTGGGCAAGGGAAATTTGGGGAGGTGTATATGGGATTTCTCCAGGATGGGATGCTCGTAGCCATCAAAAAGCGACCTGGAACAGCTAGTCAGGAATTTATCAATGAGGTAATGATCACCGTCCTAATCTTACAAGGTCTCTTGATGGATTACGGTTTTCTTCTTTAACGGCATTCGAGTATTATATGtgattttgagtttgttttaaggtGTCAGGGGTTTGCATTgacttatatgtatatatttgaaGAGTGACTACTATATGCTGTTTGAACAaaaacataagaacaaaaaactCCTTGTACAAGTCGTAAATTTTGAATgagatttttcttttgaagcttcatttttcttccttaCCAACTTGGATGGACTGGTATATGCTTTAGTTTTTTCTCTCTTTGAATTcctatttgtgtttttgcattGAACATTGTATCATGGTTGATCTAACTGGACTGAATATTATATCAGGTACACTATCTCTCAGCTATTCAGCATCGGAATATTGTTACTCTCTTGGGTTACTGCCAAGAAAATAATCTACAGTTTCTTGTGTACGAGTACATTCATAGTGGAAGTGTTTCCAGTCACTTGTACGGTAACTCTCTATCCCCCATTTTTTAATTCGTGAGTCAAAATTATACCCTTTTGTTTTTGCAATTGTTGCATATATAATGCCTAAATTTGAGCATATggagtttttcaatttttttctttgcagGCACTGGTCAGCATTCACGTGAAAAGCTAGAATTCAAGAATCGTCTAACAATAGCTCAAGGGGCCGCTAAAGGTGATCATCTGCAAAATCAGTGAGCATTTGTGGCTTTCCTGGTATCAGGTTTTCATCTCTTTAGACAAAATATCCGAATATGAGTATTGGTCCCTCAAATTCTTTGGTCAGCAACTGTAAGACTTTCACTTGTTTCAAAGTTCCAGCTTCTTTTTGTGAGAAGTCTGGAAGCAACGCTCTCCTATTTGTTAGCACTCATTAAACTGCTCTGGTTGCAGGTTTGGCTCATCTTCACTCTCTGAGTCCCCGTCTGGTGCACAAGGATTTTAAGACAGCCAATGTTCTCGTAGATGAAAACTTCATAGCTAAGGTTGCAGATGCAGGAATTCGCAATTTCCTGGGAAGAGTTGATATTGCAGGCTCGTCTTCTCAAGTGACTGCTGATGAGATGTTCCTTGCTCCAGAGTAATagtttctccctctctctttgtttttgtttctctttttgtTGGATAAGGTTGGGGGAGGGGGGTGTTGAAGGTTATTGCTCTTTTGGTTCTCGGTGTTTCATATAACCTTCAAGTGACTGCTGAGAATAGTTATCATTCTTAGTCAAATTTCCGTTTGATTTTGCAGGGTCAGAGAGTTCGGACGATTTTCAGAAAAAAGTGACGTATATAGTTTTGGTGTCTTCCTTCTGGAGTTAGTGAGTGGGCGAGAGGCTAGAGATTTTGCATCTTCTGACTCAACCCAGAACATGGTTGAATGGGTATGTGCTTGTCTCATTGCAAATGTTGGTACAATGTTGGAATGCATTAATCATGTGATCCTATATATGCATTCAAATGTTTGCATATATTAGTTTCTCTTCTCTAGATCATTCTTGAAGGACCGGGGATGGTAcactaaaaagtaaaaacttgCTGAGGTGAATGTTACTGTTTATAATAGATAGCTAAAAGTTTAATTGCTACAACTTGTCAACATCACGGTTGAATCTTGAATGCGTTGGTAATTTCTTGTTAACGTGTGAAAATCTTAAACTAAAGTTGTTTAATATTGTTGTTGGGTCTTGTATAAAGGTGCAAAATATTCAAGAGGGCAGCAATGTATCGTGCATCATCGATGAGAGGTTGGGGAATAGCTTCACAGGAGAAGCTATGGAAGGGTTGATACAGTTGATCATGCGATGTGTGGAGGCTTCAAGTGAGAGGCGACCGGGCATGAGCCATGTGGTAATGGAGCTGGACCGGATAGTTGAGAAAGAGATGAGCTTGACAACAATCATGGGGGAAGGAACCTCTACGGTGATCCCGGGAAGTCAGTTATTTAAAGCAACAAAATAAAAGACATTGTGTTCATATGGCATCGCATACCCCAAATTTTTCAGTGTGTGATATTTGTGaaatagttttttgttttttgtttttgttcttctttgaaaagaaaaaggaaattgttatactttttttggtttcctttACTTGGTGAAAcatgaaagaagaagagaagagaaaagaagGGAAGCGAAGTGGAGAGGAGATATATCAGGTGGTGTTTGATAAGTGTATAAAGAAAGAAGGGGTGATTTGATAAAAATGTAAGGAAGTGTTGTTAATATAAATTGGAATTTGGATGGAGCTGTTTTGGTTTGGCATTTAATTTTGGAAGAGACAAAAGCGTAGTCATGTATGCTTAAGACTCTCATGAGAGAGACTTATGAGTGACTGAATTAGAAATTGCGATTCCTTTCATTTCATACTCTCTAAATATTATTGTAATAGAGTGgaaaggagaggagaggagaggatgCTGCAAATGCAAATGTTTCTCACCGAATTCGTCGTCGTCGTTGTAGTCGCCCTCCTCCTTCTCATCACCTACAGCACCTCCCAGTGGCAATACTCATCCTCATTTACCTCCCCCATCGCAAGGTACTGCTCCGGCTTTGCCATTCGCTTTCTCAGTGCAATTTTAACAATTTGGTGGACAATTTCAGGAGCAACGAGCTCGGAGGCGTCGCCCTCCACCATTCTCATCCACGAGTACACCCGCGCCGTCCAAAGCCAATCCTACAATGAGATTTGGTCCAAAGTTCAGCTCCATGACCATGATCAGCTGCAGCTGCAGCTGCAGGAGGACGACGACAATTCGCACCACCACCAGTCAGAGGCAGCAGCAGCTTCTGTTGGGGCAAGTGCTTCAGTCCAACTGAGAGTGCGTCCAAGAGGCGCTTCGCCTCGCCAAGCCCAACACCCTCACTCGCCTAGCATCCAACTACTTTGACCAGAGCGAGAACACCACCCAAACCTGCCCGCTGCAGCTGCTCATCCACCGCAGCGTTTATTGGAAGAAAACGTCAAGTTTGATGCGGTCATCCGGTTGATGTGAATGCTTACTGTACCCAAAACCTCACCAGGAAAATGCTTGAAATTCAAATTGGATGTTGGGAATTTCGTTGTGGCTGTGACCGAAGGACTGTCTAATATTTGTGAATTGATAACTTGGATCTTTCTCAAAGTAAAGTCCACTCTAATCTCAAGATTAACTTACAATCAAAGCTTGTCATGTTTTGTCGAgtggttgcttgcttggaataTTTGCAATATTATTATTAACACCACCTCTCAACATGCCCTTTATATTTAGTTTTTACTTGAACCAAAAAGTAttttaaagaaaagaaatgatGATCTAGGACAGTATGCCATTTATTATTAACAAACTGTGACTAGGAATTCCAAACAAGGAAACAAATTTAATGGAGTTAAAAGATGACAAACACTTGTGAGTTTTGAGTTGTCAGCAGCACAAAATATCAAGCATTGGCCGTGAAGTCTTGTTTTGCCTTAAGAACAACCTCCTCTGTGGTGGTGCCAATGATCTCGTTCGCACGTTTCAGCCCTACGCAGTTATATCGTCCAAGGGTATCCTAATTCATTCATAGCCATAGGTAATTAATTACAACGAGTCAGTAATAGGACTAATGTTTCATCATAAGCCTTACCCGAGTTACAATTCCCAATTTCTCCAACTTCTGAACTGCATCGTCCACATCAAAATTACAGTCGTCGTTAAACTGTTCTTTGATTAGTTCCTCACACCACTTATCCAGATCCTacaacacatacatatatataagacTTCAATTCACCTTTACTACTACAGCAGTGTTACTACTGCATATTACATATTTGTTGCAATATTATTATGATAGGAAGAGATCCAAGAGGAGATATATCATACTAGTGCGGTAGCTTTCCCTTGTTCCATTAGTATGTAAAAAGCAATTATCACCTCCTTCACCTGCAAAAACATTCAACAAAAATTTGTTGCTGCACCAatgaaaaaaaacattaatgTCCAACCAAAATTCATCCGAAAGTAGCGGCTTACTTCCTGTTGAATCACATCATCGCACAAGTGAAGGAGAGTACCCCGTCCGCTATCCAATTGTTTTTCGTACATGGACTGTGTTATCAAGTTCTGATACTGAGCCAAGTTCTGCTGATAACTACACGTATGGCCATGGGGATGCATATTattgaaattgaaagaaaacgtGCCAACCCAAGCAACCAATTTGAGGAAATATGAATATTAGAACAACAGAATTAACCTGAAGTATGTCTTAGCAAAGTAACCAATCACAGTGGAAATAATCGCAAACATGACCCAAACATCAATTTTAGGCATTTCAATCGAAGTAATAACTGCAACCTGCAGTAAACAAACACATGGTGATTAGGATTAAGCTGTATTTTCACAAGATTAAAAAAATGACAAGATTACAGTGCACCAACACAAACTTTATTGCTGCTATCAAGAAACTGACCAGCCCTACTACAGCAGAGCCAACGAACGTGAGCCAATCCATTGGAGTTAATCCCGGGTTCTTCTTCTCAGGCTGTGAAAAGGCCAAAGGTTTCAATCCATATACTCGGGTCATCTtttgaaaagagagagagagagagagagagagagagagagagagagagagagagagagagagagagagagagactcacAAGAACAATCTCCATATCAGCCATTGGAATGTTTTTGAAATGTTTAACATATATTCCCCGCTCTGCATTATCTTCGGCACTTGCTCGCCTGAAAAGTCATAATTCTTCTCGTCAATAAATTACTTTTCAAGGTCCTTTCGAAAAAGTTTGTGCAAAAGAAGATAGTtcatgaaaaagaaaagcaGTACCTGTAAACAACAATAATCCTATCAAAAGTTGGCTCTTGGATTGTGTTTTTGCACAGCAAATTTTGAATGCTGAAGGACACACAGCATATATTTGTCATGAAGTTGGAATAATCAACATCAGATTGAAACGAAGGCATGCTTGCAggaaagtcaaaagaaacgtctccAGTTATTTGTATATCCGTGTCGAATGCACAtggaatcaattttttttttttttttatatataaaaacattGTAGTTGCTGTTGTATTTTGCCAAATGAAGGGAAGAAGGCATATAAAAGTCAACCTCAGTTCCATTTTTTCAAGACGGATTCGTTCAACAAACAAGTCCTCTTCGTCAAGGAGGCtaatattcttcttcttgcGCTGTGCCTTTTTCTTCTTCGAAAAGAACTTGTCCATCCTGCAGGAACAAAATAATCAACAAGACTCTATCTGCACAATGACGTTTCGAATTTATACTTGGTCAAGTGACTTGAAGTTGTTCAAGTATGTTGGATTAAGATTATTAATCATAACTAGTTTCCAAGCTACAAATACGAATATTCCATTCAGAAATTAAGAAGAATGACAGACAACAGGCAAAATTTAAAGCAAGCAAGCAACTTACTTGGTTAGTCGTAAAAGATATTTCCAGCAACGTGCAATGATAATGTCCACTTTCTCCATGATAAAGTAATCTGCCGTCTTATCAAGTCCAATGCCACGTCGGAAGATGACGTACTGAAGCAAGACAACATCAAATGAGGATATATATAAACACCCACTCGAATTTTAGGAAGGGATTTGAAACTTGCAGATGTTTGTTGCAGTATTTGAAAATACCTTATCAGCAAAATCTGGAATGTTTGGGCAAGGATGCTTGTCAAAGTATTTCCTCAAAAGTTTATTGTCAAGCTACATAACATATTGGGATCAGCAAGCAAACGTGAGGATCGCATCCCATAAAAACCAAAGTTCCACTGAAGCAATAACTGAACTGAAACTAGTGATGGAGGGAATACATTTTGATGAGTACGATACAAACCTTAGATTCATCAACAACGATGGGAAGATTTAGAAGATACTGCCCCGACTGCgcaacctcaacttcttcattAGTTGCAATCTTGAAATTACTCTTTTCCATCACCTGTAtcatataaaaactaaaaggagtatagaaatgaagatttcctgtttctttttctcttgtttATTTTAGTTGTATGGGGCGGCGGGTGTATAgaaatgaaaaaagaataagaaGGGGAAGCAGCCATAGAATAGAACCTGAAACAAGTACTTGAGGAAGTTCTGTTCAAGTACATCAACTTCTTGAGGAGAAAGCTTCTGCTGCTCCAATTTCTGACTCCCATGGACAGGATCAAACAGGGAGTATAGTTGCTATGTTTATAGAATAGACAAATATTCTATGTCAAACAAAACTTAATAAGATATCGGAAATAAATGAATAATTGAAATGCCTGAATAATATCTGGAAAAAGGTGAAAAGATGATCCGGAGCATAGCATATTTTCGCATATGCATACCATCAAATCctcaaattgaagaagatacCAAGCCCGAATTGTGTACTCGACTCTCTTGCAGAGCTTGAGAAACTCAGCACGATCAGAACTTTCCTCTAGAGAATATTTGAGAACAAGGTTCGATCCAGTTAGCAAATATTATGAAGACAGACAAAGGCAAAGGCAATGGCAATGGCAATGGCATGATTAGATGATTACAAGTACAAAGTACAAACCGATGAGGTTAGCCAAGGTCATGATGAGTTTGGGCTTGAGAACTTGAATGGCGGATTCACGCTCTAACCGAATCACCTCATTCTTCCCcattttgattttgtatttCCTCTTCTTGTTGGGCCGTTGGCTTTGAGATTAATTCAACTCAGTTGTATTTGCAAACAATGGAAGTCTTGTCTGTAGCTTTGTACGTGTAAGTCTTAGCCTAACTAATTCAATGCATGCATTTaagggaagggaagggaagagaaaagaagaaggcaGGGACTATATTAGAAATCCAAGTGTAACAGCCGCCACATTTTTCTCCTCATTGACGACTGACGACCCTGTAAACATTTCCCTTCCGACAATAGTGTGTCTTTAAAGTCTCAAGTCTGATCTGGGATTCGGGGGGATCCCCCTTTTTTTAGTACCTCTCCTCTCTTCTGCTCCACCTCCGCTTTATCCTCTTCTCTTCTTGTATCTAGCGGCCCTACACTTAATAAAATCATAACTTATAACTGCAATTTTTAAAccacaaagataaataaataaatacgcaTAATTTTTAGGTTAATGCAGGTTTAATTTTTCGACTCCTTTTTGTTCGTTTGGAGGGGGCTGTTAATTTTCAGCATGGAGTCACTGGATTTAGGTGCTGTGCTAACATATGAATGCTGACGTTTTTTTTTCCGGCatgtgcgatggcaagtgccttcgcccatgagcggtaggtctcgggttcgagacttgggagcagcctctccataaatgggggtaaggctcgccgacattcacctctcccagaccctgagtaaagcgggagccttgtacactgggtacgaccttttttttcttattctctTCAAAcaataaaccaaaaaaaattccATTTATCTTTCTCGTGACAAATGTCTTTCATTTTGTCTGtttatgtttcaattcacattgaccttttttttggtttggaattGGCATTCATGTTGACGTTTTTTGTTATAGTAAAATTAGCAAATAAAATCATTAGGCGTCCGCGGGGAATCAATCCTCTCGTTCAATTCATACGGACCTGTCTACACCTCCTCAAGTCTACTGTAAAACAAGGTTGCCCACCAAAAGCTGCTGGTGTTATAAACAGCGTCACCCCAGAAAGCACCACCTACCTACGAGGCTACGAGACTCGTGTTTGATCATCTCAGTGGATGATAATGGTGACGGGGCATACTCAAACAGCATGTAATATTGAGAAATCTTTTTTGGACGATAATGGTAAAAGCATTCAACATTTCATGAGAGGAAGAGAGTTTGGAAATGCCAGCCAACAACCAAAACCACGATATGCTAGTATtcaagagagaaggagagagccTTGATTATTTTAAAAAGCATTTGCCTCTACAGAAAacttttaaaaccctccaaataCTATTCAACGATATTTCTCCAGAAACagagaataagaagaaaaaagaatccCGACTATCTAACAGACAAATTAGAGATGCCTGGAACTGTCCAATAATCCCAGGTCTCCCCCTACCCCTGCTTGCTGCTATCTGCCTCTGCCCCATCTAACATATATAGCCCTTGTATAGGTATGTACAAAAACCTATCTCCAACTCTGCACTTCCATCTACTCTCACCCTAACTTGTCAACTCACATTTCCCGTTTACGTTACCATGCTAGAAAATTGTCTTACGGGTTCCACGACCTCAAGAATGGTTTTCCCATAGGATCACGTAAACCAGAGTTCTGACGCGGTAAATTCATCCATTGCATATCATCGTGCATCATGGGAGTAGCTGCTTCCCGCCCACCCAAGTAATCAAGTTCATGACCTGCTTGTGGTACAACATTTCCGATCCTTGGAGTGGCCCCACCCACAGTTCCATAGCTCCTAGAGGAAATGAAC belongs to Malus sylvestris chromosome 17, drMalSylv7.2, whole genome shotgun sequence and includes:
- the LOC126610008 gene encoding nodulation receptor kinase-like, which codes for MSASLAAILGGAAGAVALVGISILLIWFCISRSRSVSRTSETGSSDPSVQVGRHGGVELSMRETRRFQMEELSLATKNFSDKNLIGQGKFGEVYMGFLQDGMLVAIKKRPGTASQEFINEVHYLSAIQHRNIVTLLGYCQENNLQFLVYEYIHSGSVSSHLYGTGQHSREKLEFKNRLTIAQGAAKGLAHLHSLSPRLVHKDFKTANVLVDENFIAKVADAGIRNFLGRVDIAGSSSQVTADEMFLAPEVREFGRFSEKSDVYSFGVFLLELVSGREARDFASSDSTQNMVEWVQNIQEGSNVSCIIDERLGNSFTGEAMEGLIQLIMRCVEASSERRPGMSHVVMELDRIVEKEMSLTTIMGEGTSTVIPGSQLFKATK
- the LOC126610007 gene encoding uncharacterized protein LOC126610007, yielding MGKNEVIRLERESAIQVLKPKLIMTLANLIEESSDRAEFLKLCKRVEYTIRAWYLLQFEDLMQLYSLFDPVHGSQKLEQQKLSPQEVDVLEQNFLKYLFQVMEKSNFKIATNEEVEVAQSGQYLLNLPIVVDESKLDNKLLRKYFDKHPCPNIPDFADKYVIFRRGIGLDKTADYFIMEKVDIIIARCWKYLLRLTKMDKFFSKKKKAQRKKKNISLLDEEDLFVERIRLEKMELSIQNLLCKNTIQEPTFDRIIVVYRRASAEDNAERGIYVKHFKNIPMADMEIVLPEKKNPGLTPMDWLTFVGSAVVGLVAVITSIEMPKIDVWVMFAIISTVIGYFAKTYFSYQQNLAQYQNLITQSMYEKQLDSGRGTLLHLCDDVIQQEVKEVIIAFYILMEQGKATALDLDKWCEELIKEQFNDDCNFDVDDAVQKLEKLGIVTRDTLGRYNCVGLKRANEIIGTTTEEVVLKAKQDFTANA